A stretch of the Denticeps clupeoides chromosome 6, fDenClu1.1, whole genome shotgun sequence genome encodes the following:
- the prdx5 gene encoding peroxiredoxin-5, mitochondrial — translation MISAAAILRAPARALHTALAASMPIKVGESLPSVDVQEGEPGNKVSMDQLFKGKKGVLFAVPGAFTPGCSKTHLPGFVEQASELRSKGVQEVACVSVNDAFVMAAWGKEHGTEGKVRMLADPTGAFTKAVDLLLDNDQIVQVLGNKRSKRYAMLIEDGVVKKLSVEPDGTGLTCSLASNVLSDLA, via the exons ATGATTTCCGCCGCGGCCATTCTCCGAGCTCCCGCCCGAGCTCTGCACACCGCGCTCGCCGCCAGCATGCCCATCAAG GTCGGAGAGAGTCTTCCATCCGTGGACGTCCAGGAAGGTGAACCTGGGAATAAAGTGTCCATGGATCAGCTTTTTAAAGGGAAGAAAGGTGTGCTGTTCGCTGTGCCTGGAGCCTTCACTCCTGGGTGCTCTAAG ACGCATCTTCCTGGATTTGTGGAGCAGGCTTCGGAGCTGAGGAGCAAAGGGGTACAGGAAGTGGCCTGTGTCTCTGTGAACGATGCCTTCGTCATGGCAGCTTGGGGTAAAGAGCATGGAACCGAGGGGAAG GTGCGAATGCTAGCTGATCCCACAGGAGCATTCACCAAG GCTGTGGATCTGCTGCTGGACAATGACCAGATTGTGCAGGTCCTTGGAAACAAAAGATCCAAAAG GTATGCTATGCTGATTGAAGATGGAGTTGTGAAGAAGCTCAGCGTGGAGCCAGATGGAACTGGCCTCACCTGTAGCCTGGCATCCAACGTTCTGTCAGACCTTGCTTAG
- the esrra gene encoding steroid hormone receptor ERR1 isoform X1 — translation MSSRERRSELYIKAEPSSPEGGGGGRVSPGGASSDSSQSGGGGTRGDSAGRYSPPLYTPPLRCHFKEETGDGAEEGSTGSGGGRCKYTLSTLPKRLCLVCGDVASGYHYGVASCEACKAFFKRTIQGNIEYSCPASNECEITKRRRKACQACRFTKCLKVGMLKEGVRLDRVRGGRQKYKRRPEVENATYQSAPIPLRKEGEKASSNIIVSHLMVAEPEKLFAMPDPLQPDTAQRTLTTLCDLADRELVVIIGWAKHIPGFLALSLADQMSVLQSVWLEVLVLGVAYRSLGCEDEVVFAEDFVLDEEMSRVAGLTELNAAISQLARRFRALQLDREEFVMLKAIALTNSDSVYIEDTEAVQKLRDLLHQALLELECQRHPEDPQRAGRLLLTLPLLRQTAGRALTTFYSIKTRGGVPMHKLFLEMLEAMMDSP, via the exons ATGTCTTCTCGAGAGCGTCGTTCTGAGCTATACATAAAGGCGGAGCCCAGCAGTCCAGAGGGAGGCGGGGGAGGCAGAGTCAGTCCGGGCGGAGCATCCTCAGACTCCTCGCAGAGCGGCGGTGGCGGTACCCGAGGGGACAGCGCCGGGCGCTACTCCCCGCCCCTGTACACGCCTCCCCTGCGGTGCCACTTCAAGGAAGAGACCGGGGATGGCGCCGAAGAAGGCTCCACGGGCAGCGGGGGTGGACGCTGCAAGTACACCCTGAGCACGCTACCCAAGAGGCTCTGTTTGGTGTGTGGAGACGTGGCGTCGGGCTACCATTATGGGGTCGCCTCGTGTGAAGCCTGCAAGGCCTTTTTCAAAAGGACGATTCAGG GTAACATTGAGTACAGCTGCCCGGCGTCCAACGAGTGCGAGATCACCAAGCGCCGTAGAAAGGCCTGCCAGGCCTGCCGCTTCACCAAATGTCTCAAAGTGGGCATGCTGAAAGAGG GAGTGCGTCTAGATCGCGTCAGAGGAGGCCGTCAAAAGTATAAACGACGTCCTGAGGTGGAGAACGCCACGTACCAGAGTGCCCCCATTCCGCtgaggaaggagggagagaagg CTTCCTCCAACATCATCGTCTCCCATCTCATGGTGGCCGAACCAGAGAAGCTGTTTGCCATGCCTGACCCACTGCAGCCGGACACGGCCCAGAGGACACTCACCACTCTTTGTGACCTGGCCGACCGAGAGCTGGTGGTCATCATTGGCTGGGCCAAACACATCCCTG GGTTCCTCGCTCTGTCTCTGGCTGACCAGATGTCTGTGCTGCAGTCAGTGTGGCTGGAGGTGCTGGTGTTGGGGGTGGCCTACCGCTCCCTGGGCTGTGAGGATGAGGTGGTATTTGCAGAGGACTTTGTCCTGGATGAGGAAATGTCCCGGGTGGCAGGCCTGACCGAGCTCAACGCTGCCATTAGCCAACTGGCACGCCGCTTCCGCGCCCTCCAGCTGGACCGGGAGGAGTTTGTCATGCTGAAGGCCATTGCCCTCACCAACTCGG ATTCGGTGTATATCGAAGACACCGAGGCTGTGCAGAAGCTGCGAGACCTGCTGCACCAGGCTCTTCTGGAGCTGGAATGCCAGCGACACCCTGAGGACCCCCAGCGGGCCGGACgcctcctcctcaccctccCCCTCCTCCGGCAGACGGCCGGCAGAGCgctcaccaccttctacagtATCAAGACCCGCGGGGGCGTGCCCATGCACAAACTTTTCCTGGAGATGCTGGAAGCCATGATGGACTCGCCGTAA
- the esrra gene encoding steroid hormone receptor ERR1 isoform X2 — MSSRERRSELYIKAEPSSPEGGGGGRVSPGGASSDSSQSGGGGTRGDSAGRYSPPLYTPPLRCHFKEETGDGAEEGSTGSGGGRCKYTLSTLPKRLCLVCGDVASGYHYGVASCEACKAFFKRTIQGNIEYSCPASNECEITKRRRKACQACRFTKCLKVGMLKEGVRLDRVRGGRQKYKRRPEVENATYQSAPIPLRKEGEKASSNIIVSHLMVAEPEKLFAMPDPLQPDTAQRTLTTLCDLADRELVVIIGWAKHIPGFLALSLADQMSVLQSVWLEVLVLGVAYRSLGCEDEVVFAEDFVLDEEMSRVAGLTELNAAISQLARRFRALQLDREEFVMLKAIALTNSGSQNPKFFSSQCDTLWK; from the exons ATGTCTTCTCGAGAGCGTCGTTCTGAGCTATACATAAAGGCGGAGCCCAGCAGTCCAGAGGGAGGCGGGGGAGGCAGAGTCAGTCCGGGCGGAGCATCCTCAGACTCCTCGCAGAGCGGCGGTGGCGGTACCCGAGGGGACAGCGCCGGGCGCTACTCCCCGCCCCTGTACACGCCTCCCCTGCGGTGCCACTTCAAGGAAGAGACCGGGGATGGCGCCGAAGAAGGCTCCACGGGCAGCGGGGGTGGACGCTGCAAGTACACCCTGAGCACGCTACCCAAGAGGCTCTGTTTGGTGTGTGGAGACGTGGCGTCGGGCTACCATTATGGGGTCGCCTCGTGTGAAGCCTGCAAGGCCTTTTTCAAAAGGACGATTCAGG GTAACATTGAGTACAGCTGCCCGGCGTCCAACGAGTGCGAGATCACCAAGCGCCGTAGAAAGGCCTGCCAGGCCTGCCGCTTCACCAAATGTCTCAAAGTGGGCATGCTGAAAGAGG GAGTGCGTCTAGATCGCGTCAGAGGAGGCCGTCAAAAGTATAAACGACGTCCTGAGGTGGAGAACGCCACGTACCAGAGTGCCCCCATTCCGCtgaggaaggagggagagaagg CTTCCTCCAACATCATCGTCTCCCATCTCATGGTGGCCGAACCAGAGAAGCTGTTTGCCATGCCTGACCCACTGCAGCCGGACACGGCCCAGAGGACACTCACCACTCTTTGTGACCTGGCCGACCGAGAGCTGGTGGTCATCATTGGCTGGGCCAAACACATCCCTG GGTTCCTCGCTCTGTCTCTGGCTGACCAGATGTCTGTGCTGCAGTCAGTGTGGCTGGAGGTGCTGGTGTTGGGGGTGGCCTACCGCTCCCTGGGCTGTGAGGATGAGGTGGTATTTGCAGAGGACTTTGTCCTGGATGAGGAAATGTCCCGGGTGGCAGGCCTGACCGAGCTCAACGCTGCCATTAGCCAACTGGCACGCCGCTTCCGCGCCCTCCAGCTGGACCGGGAGGAGTTTGTCATGCTGAAGGCCATTGCCCTCACCAACTCGGGTAGCCAGAATCCGAAGTTTTTCAGTTCTCAGTGTGATACGCTCTGGAAGTAG